One genomic region from Sphingobacterium sp. UGAL515B_05 encodes:
- a CDS encoding DUF885 domain-containing protein, with translation MKLITYTLAIAGLGLMASCGSGTHNRQSTADTAVNEKFKSYEDRFIQQLWKENPEWATQVGFHQYDSLLTIPDANTRKLRLEFSKRHLDSLKSFDLRTLNLSQQTDYHLIQNYLESNVWSIEQERAYEWNPSSYNVGGTIAFMLAENYAPLSTRLKAIYQRLTKIPAYYEAAKVQLKNPALVLTDLAIQQNLGGLSVFESDLRDSLKKSDLPASEKDAIQKASQQAIAAINGYVQFLKVTPNPSPRSFRLGKELYDKKFDFDIQSGSTAEQIYQAALARKSYLHGEMYKISKELWPKYFGKSSLPSDSLLVIRKMIDTLSVKHVKAEEFQSAIEAQIPKLVAFVKQKDLLYIDDSKPLVVRKEPAYMAGVAGASISAPGPYDKGGNTYYNVGSLTGWTKEATESYLREYNHYILQILNIHEAIPGHYTQLVYANQSPSLIKSILGNGAMIEGWAVYTEQMMLENGYGDNAPEMWLMWYKWHLRTVCNAILDYSVHVKNMSEKDAMHLLVDEAFQQQAEAAGKWKRVSVSSVQLTSYFTGYKEIYDLREAVKQKEGKQFNLKAFNEKFLSFGNSPVKYIREMMLK, from the coding sequence ATGAAACTTATAACATATACCCTTGCTATCGCTGGATTGGGCCTAATGGCTTCCTGTGGATCGGGAACTCATAACAGACAATCTACTGCTGATACTGCTGTGAATGAAAAATTTAAATCGTATGAAGACCGTTTTATTCAGCAGCTTTGGAAAGAAAATCCGGAATGGGCTACCCAAGTAGGGTTCCATCAGTATGATTCCTTGTTGACAATTCCGGATGCCAATACGCGAAAACTACGTCTGGAGTTTTCGAAAAGACATTTGGACAGCCTCAAAAGTTTTGATCTGAGGACCTTGAATCTTTCTCAGCAAACAGATTATCATCTGATTCAAAACTATCTTGAATCCAATGTTTGGTCCATTGAGCAAGAGCGCGCGTATGAGTGGAATCCTTCTTCGTACAATGTTGGCGGGACGATCGCTTTTATGCTTGCCGAAAATTATGCGCCATTATCGACCCGACTTAAAGCTATTTATCAACGTTTGACGAAGATTCCGGCCTATTATGAGGCCGCGAAAGTACAGCTTAAAAACCCGGCCTTGGTATTGACCGATTTGGCAATTCAACAGAATTTGGGCGGTTTATCTGTTTTTGAAAGCGATTTACGGGATTCACTGAAAAAATCCGATCTGCCGGCTTCAGAAAAGGATGCCATCCAGAAGGCTTCGCAACAAGCTATTGCGGCGATCAACGGATATGTTCAATTTTTAAAAGTGACACCAAATCCTTCTCCGCGAAGTTTTAGATTAGGAAAAGAACTTTACGACAAGAAATTTGATTTCGATATCCAATCGGGTTCAACGGCCGAACAGATTTATCAGGCTGCTCTAGCGAGAAAAAGCTATTTACACGGAGAGATGTATAAAATCAGCAAAGAACTGTGGCCTAAATATTTTGGAAAATCATCCTTGCCGTCAGATAGTTTGCTTGTCATTCGAAAGATGATCGACACCCTGTCTGTCAAACATGTTAAAGCAGAAGAGTTTCAATCCGCTATCGAAGCACAGATACCTAAGCTGGTTGCGTTTGTCAAACAAAAGGATTTATTGTACATCGATGATAGCAAGCCGCTCGTGGTGCGTAAAGAGCCTGCTTATATGGCTGGGGTTGCGGGAGCTTCAATCAGTGCACCTGGTCCATACGATAAAGGTGGGAATACCTATTACAATGTGGGTAGTCTAACAGGCTGGACCAAAGAGGCAACGGAGAGTTACCTCCGGGAGTATAACCATTATATCTTGCAAATACTCAATATCCACGAAGCTATTCCGGGCCATTATACCCAATTGGTGTATGCAAACCAATCGCCGAGTCTCATCAAGAGTATTTTAGGTAATGGTGCAATGATTGAGGGCTGGGCTGTCTATACCGAACAAATGATGCTCGAAAACGGTTACGGTGACAATGCTCCTGAAATGTGGTTGATGTGGTACAAATGGCATCTGCGTACCGTATGCAATGCTATACTCGATTATAGCGTTCATGTGAAAAATATGAGTGAAAAAGACGCTATGCATTTGTTGGTTGATGAAGCGTTTCAACAACAGGCCGAAGCAGCCGGTAAATGGAAACGTGTGTCTGTGAGCAGTGTGCAGCTGACGTCTTACTTTACGGGATATAAAGAAATTTATGACCTTAGGGAAGCTGTAAAACAAAAAGAAGGGAAACAGTTTAATTTGAAGGCGTTCAATGAAAAATTCCTGAGTTTTGGTAATTCACCCGTGAAATATATTCGGGAAATGATGTTAAAATAA
- a CDS encoding GlxA family transcriptional regulator has protein sequence MQISVFVPEYGTIEGITPAFRTFHTANEFLTAFGKQPIFEVEYVGLTTYVPANSGEYTIKTNRLLQDVQKTDLLIIPPIFGNIEKGIRDNAEAIPYFTKLYHKGASLASLCVGAFLLAETGLLDGKKCSTHWAHIEEFKEKYPHIEIEDGAVITEHENIYSSGGASSLWNLILYLVEKYSDRETAVLIAKYFALDISRDNQSQFAIFRGQRNHADLDIQQAQDYIEKKYEEKITVEELANHVNIGRRTFERRFKEATNNTPVEYLQRVRIEAAKKFFEASRKNVSEVMFDVGYTDTKAFRDIFRKITGLTPIDYRNKFAKVTADVAIEQ, from the coding sequence ATGCAAATCTCTGTTTTTGTTCCCGAATACGGCACTATCGAAGGTATTACCCCTGCGTTCAGAACCTTTCATACGGCCAATGAATTTCTAACGGCCTTTGGAAAACAGCCTATTTTTGAAGTCGAATATGTAGGTTTAACGACTTACGTTCCGGCCAATAGCGGGGAGTATACCATCAAGACAAACCGGCTACTACAGGACGTTCAGAAAACAGATCTGCTTATTATACCGCCTATTTTTGGCAACATAGAAAAAGGAATACGCGATAATGCCGAAGCGATCCCTTATTTCACAAAACTGTACCACAAAGGGGCTAGTCTTGCCAGTCTGTGCGTGGGTGCTTTCCTGCTCGCTGAGACAGGTCTTTTAGATGGAAAAAAATGTTCGACACACTGGGCACATATCGAAGAGTTCAAGGAAAAATATCCCCACATTGAAATTGAGGATGGCGCTGTGATCACTGAACATGAAAATATCTACAGCAGTGGTGGCGCGAGCAGCTTATGGAATCTGATCCTCTATTTAGTGGAAAAGTATTCCGACAGGGAAACAGCCGTACTCATAGCCAAATATTTTGCGCTGGATATCAGCCGGGATAATCAATCGCAATTCGCCATATTCAGAGGCCAACGTAATCATGCTGATCTGGATATCCAACAAGCTCAAGACTATATCGAGAAGAAGTACGAGGAGAAAATTACAGTCGAAGAACTGGCCAATCATGTCAATATTGGGCGGCGCACATTTGAACGGAGATTCAAAGAAGCAACCAACAACACGCCTGTCGAATACCTGCAACGCGTGCGCATCGAAGCTGCAAAAAAATTCTTCGAAGCGTCACGAAAAAACGTTTCCGAGGTGATGTTTGATGTAGGCTATACCGACACAAAAGCCTTTCGGGATATTTTTCGAAAAATTACAGGCCTTACACCAATAGATTATCGAAACAAATTTGCCAAGGTAACTGCTGATGTCGCCATTGAGCAATAA
- a CDS encoding SRPBCC family protein produces the protein MERQTKITVEATINATVEKVWKLWNSPTDIMQWNSADPSWHCPSSENDLRVDGTFKNRMEAKDGSFGFDFEGTYHTVNLYREIAYTMADGRAVNTLFSEAEGKTSVITVFDAEQENDPELQKSGWQAILNNFVNYVESAN, from the coding sequence ATGGAAAGACAGACAAAAATTACAGTTGAAGCAACGATTAATGCTACTGTAGAAAAAGTATGGAAATTATGGAACAGTCCGACGGATATTATGCAATGGAATTCGGCAGACCCGAGCTGGCACTGCCCAAGCAGTGAAAATGATCTTCGCGTTGATGGTACTTTTAAAAATAGAATGGAGGCAAAAGATGGAAGCTTCGGATTTGACTTCGAAGGAACCTACCATACGGTAAATTTATACCGGGAAATTGCATATACCATGGCTGATGGAAGAGCTGTAAATACGCTTTTTTCCGAAGCGGAAGGGAAAACCAGTGTGATAACAGTTTTTGATGCGGAACAGGAAAATGATCCTGAATTACAAAAATCGGGCTGGCAGGCTATTTTAAATAACTTCGTAAACTATGTAGAATCTGCGAATTAG
- a CDS encoding DoxX family protein, whose translation MKKNKIAFWIATVFIVLWEGLMPLGTLLFAPQYINAGTKPLGYPDYFAYALIICKLLGVIAIAVPQVPTKLKEWAYAGLTFNLIFAFISHACVDKNTAFMLMPILVLGVLAVSYFYQAKIARLSNKETASTGAYHQTSVV comes from the coding sequence ATGAAAAAGAACAAGATTGCTTTTTGGATAGCAACGGTATTTATAGTTCTCTGGGAAGGACTGATGCCACTTGGAACACTGTTATTTGCGCCGCAATATATCAATGCGGGCACAAAACCATTGGGATATCCCGACTATTTTGCCTATGCTTTAATTATCTGTAAGCTGTTGGGCGTTATTGCAATTGCAGTACCGCAGGTTCCAACCAAATTAAAAGAATGGGCCTATGCTGGATTGACATTCAATTTAATATTTGCTTTTATTAGTCACGCATGTGTTGACAAAAATACAGCATTTATGCTGATGCCCATTTTAGTATTGGGGGTACTTGCTGTTTCTTATTTCTATCAGGCCAAGATTGCTCGTTTAAGCAACAAGGAGACAGCTAGTACAGGAGCATATCATCAGACTTCAGTAGTGTAG
- a CDS encoding SRPBCC family protein has product MKTNQVSLHRIIQASPEKVFRAFADPIAHASWLPPYGFVCTVQQMDFKVGGSFKMTFINFSTGHSHSFGGEYLEIEQDTFIKYVDRFDDPNLPGEMTTTVSLRKVICGTELKIEQTGIPEVIPAEMCYLGWQESLEKMRKLVEPEIPDA; this is encoded by the coding sequence ATGAAAACGAATCAGGTTTCATTACATCGAATTATTCAGGCAAGTCCTGAAAAGGTATTCCGTGCTTTCGCAGATCCGATAGCACATGCCAGCTGGCTACCTCCTTATGGTTTTGTCTGTACAGTACAGCAAATGGATTTTAAAGTAGGCGGAAGTTTCAAAATGACCTTCATTAATTTTAGTACCGGCCATAGCCATTCTTTTGGTGGTGAGTACCTTGAAATTGAGCAAGATACCTTTATCAAGTACGTGGATCGATTTGATGATCCCAATTTACCGGGCGAAATGACAACGACTGTTTCCTTGCGTAAAGTGATCTGTGGTACAGAACTTAAGATTGAACAGACTGGAATTCCTGAGGTTATTCCTGCCGAGATGTGCTATCTTGGATGGCAAGAGTCGTTGGAGAAAATGAGAAAACTTGTAGAGCCTGAAATACCGGATGCATAG
- a CDS encoding glyoxalase — protein MMLVQPMERLQSGIFITFSGNCRAALTFYQTCFGGTLHFDMFEEPLQGCAEIPVVSATLISGRIAIYGSDLVHNEGRRVGNYVAVFLPCRDISERGELIERLTSQQKRRIDDDKQQKFIEVTDLFNVRWVLGI, from the coding sequence ATGATGTTAGTTCAGCCAATGGAACGCTTGCAAAGCGGAATTTTCATTACATTCTCAGGAAATTGTAGAGCGGCACTTACGTTTTATCAGACCTGTTTTGGGGGAACGTTACATTTTGATATGTTCGAAGAACCCTTGCAGGGCTGTGCTGAAATACCTGTAGTGAGTGCCACTCTTATTTCCGGACGTATCGCAATTTACGGCTCTGATTTGGTGCACAACGAGGGACGGAGAGTAGGAAACTACGTCGCTGTGTTTTTGCCCTGTCGGGATATTTCCGAGCGTGGGGAATTGATTGAAAGACTTACATCCCAACAAAAAAGAAGAATAGATGATGATAAGCAGCAGAAATTTATTGAAGTAACTGATTTGTTCAATGTACGCTGGGTGCTGGGAATTTAG
- a CDS encoding arginine deiminase family protein, producing MIFVENEFAPLKKVILTVSEFGFPEMMKVEDLRFLSSTALEGEYANAGKDFGEVYPELQKAWEQERHNFALLLEKYGVEVLRPRNLTALEKVSGGEHGYSNFFVRDPFFTIGNAVIEGSIRFMQRRNEIWPIRDVLEREVYQSDCLYVAAPRPAMAEQEELGLWHGPFIEGGDILVYGKHIFVGNSGLSSNSLGIKWLAKLLQPYGYQVEEVMLHPNILHLDCALGLIREGLMIVCEEALPYGIPQKLKTWDKIVVNLKEASLLATNGLPINPTVYVTDPVFGYIGDKLSACGVHVEYVDFQISRSFGGSFRCSTQPLLRSF from the coding sequence ATGATCTTTGTAGAAAATGAGTTTGCCCCTTTAAAGAAAGTTATTCTTACGGTGTCTGAATTTGGCTTTCCGGAAATGATGAAAGTTGAAGATCTTCGGTTTTTATCTTCCACCGCGTTGGAGGGTGAATATGCCAATGCAGGAAAAGATTTTGGAGAAGTGTATCCCGAATTGCAAAAGGCATGGGAACAAGAGCGGCATAATTTTGCTTTGCTGTTGGAGAAATATGGCGTTGAAGTGTTGCGGCCACGTAACCTAACAGCACTTGAAAAAGTGTCCGGAGGAGAACACGGTTATTCTAATTTTTTTGTCCGTGACCCATTTTTCACCATTGGAAATGCCGTTATTGAGGGGTCAATCCGTTTTATGCAGCGCCGCAATGAAATATGGCCCATCCGGGATGTGTTGGAACGTGAAGTTTATCAAAGTGACTGCCTTTATGTGGCCGCGCCAAGACCCGCCATGGCGGAGCAGGAGGAGTTGGGATTATGGCATGGCCCTTTTATAGAAGGGGGCGACATCCTGGTATACGGTAAACATATTTTTGTCGGCAACTCTGGGCTTTCCTCAAACAGCCTTGGGATTAAGTGGCTCGCTAAACTATTACAGCCTTATGGTTATCAGGTTGAAGAAGTGATGCTTCATCCCAATATACTTCATTTGGACTGTGCACTAGGACTGATCCGCGAAGGATTGATGATCGTTTGTGAGGAAGCGCTACCCTATGGGATACCCCAAAAACTGAAAACATGGGACAAAATTGTGGTCAATTTGAAGGAGGCGAGCTTGCTAGCAACGAATGGTCTGCCTATTAATCCGACAGTCTATGTGACTGATCCTGTTTTTGGCTATATTGGAGATAAGCTCTCCGCTTGTGGTGTTCATGTTGAATACGTTGATTTCCAGATCAGCCGTAGCTTTGGCGGATCCTTTCGATGTAGTACACAGCCATTATTGCGAAGTTTTTAG
- a CDS encoding ABC transporter ATP-binding protein — MNLSIETLSKTYSNGVKALDAVNLEIKPGMFGLLGPNGAGKSSLMRTIATLQKPDSGRITFGDIDVLKNQLDLRKVLGYLPQEFGVYPNLSASDLLQYFAKLKGIKSKADRDAIINRVLEVTNLWDVRNKSVSGYSGGMKQRFGIAQLLLNDPKLIIVDEPTAGLDPAERHRFLNVLREIGTDHTVIFSTHIVDDVRELCHELAILNGGKILLRGTPKESIDQLDGKIWVRIISRDQLDEYTQKYNVISTNYNQDNTLNIRVYSDARPDESFVNAQGQLEDVYFVALKNDQRHV, encoded by the coding sequence ATGAATTTATCCATAGAGACCCTTAGTAAGACCTATTCTAATGGAGTAAAAGCTTTAGACGCCGTAAACTTAGAAATTAAGCCTGGGATGTTTGGTTTACTGGGACCAAATGGTGCTGGCAAGTCTTCTTTAATGCGGACAATTGCGACACTTCAGAAACCCGACAGTGGCCGTATTACTTTTGGTGATATTGATGTACTCAAAAATCAGCTCGATTTGCGGAAAGTTTTGGGTTATTTGCCACAGGAATTTGGTGTTTATCCCAATCTCTCTGCATCAGATCTGCTGCAATATTTTGCAAAGCTTAAAGGAATTAAATCGAAAGCCGATCGGGATGCCATTATCAATCGTGTTCTTGAGGTAACCAATCTTTGGGACGTGCGCAATAAAAGCGTAAGTGGTTACTCGGGCGGGATGAAGCAACGTTTTGGTATTGCACAATTGTTGCTGAATGATCCCAAGTTAATCATTGTAGATGAACCGACTGCAGGGCTTGACCCCGCGGAAAGACATCGTTTTTTGAACGTTCTACGGGAGATAGGTACAGATCATACGGTCATTTTTTCTACGCATATTGTGGATGATGTGCGTGAACTGTGTCATGAGTTGGCCATTCTGAATGGAGGAAAGATTCTTTTGAGAGGCACTCCTAAAGAATCCATCGATCAATTGGATGGTAAGATCTGGGTACGTATCATCAGTCGGGATCAACTGGATGAGTATACACAAAAATATAACGTTATTTCAACCAATTACAATCAGGACAATACACTCAATATCCGGGTGTACAGCGATGCGCGTCCTGATGAATCATTTGTGAACGCTCAAGGCCAATTGGAGGATGTCTATTTTGTAGCGCTAAAAAATGATCAACGCCATGTTTAA